The Caulifigura coniformis genome includes a region encoding these proteins:
- a CDS encoding type Z 30S ribosomal protein S14: MATKAKVAKAAKKPKFSTRQERRCQLCGRPRAVYRKFTACRICFRNLALDGLIPGVKKASW; encoded by the coding sequence ATGGCGACAAAAGCCAAGGTTGCGAAGGCGGCGAAGAAGCCGAAATTCAGCACGCGTCAGGAGCGTCGGTGCCAGTTGTGCGGACGTCCGCGCGCTGTGTACCGCAAGTTCACGGCGTGCCGTATCTGTTTCCGCAACCTGGCGTTGGATGGTCTGATCCCCGGCGTGAAGAAGGCGAGCTGGTAA
- the rplB gene encoding 50S ribosomal protein L2: MGIRQYKPTSAGRRNASVSDFAEITDPKKKPEKSLLVRLKKHSGRNNQGKITARHRGGGAKKQYRIIDFKRTKDDIQATVGFIEYDPNRTCRIALLHYSDGEKRYILAPNGLKAGDKVMSGPKAEPKVGNTLPMSHIPPGTQVHNVELQPGRGGQICRSAGTAATMSARDGSWAQLTLPSGEIRRVPAACRATIGVVGNSEHSSIRIGKAGRNRHRGIRPHVRGSAMNPIAHPMGGGEGRRNGGRHPVSPTGKLAKGGNTRKRRKPSTKAIVRRRWSKRNGQKKL; encoded by the coding sequence ATGGGAATTCGCCAGTACAAGCCGACCTCTGCCGGGCGCCGCAATGCGTCGGTGAGCGACTTCGCCGAAATCACCGATCCTAAGAAGAAGCCGGAAAAGTCCCTGCTGGTCCGCCTGAAGAAGCATTCGGGCCGGAACAACCAGGGCAAGATCACCGCGCGTCATCGCGGCGGCGGCGCCAAGAAGCAGTACCGCATCATCGACTTCAAGCGGACCAAGGACGATATTCAGGCCACGGTGGGCTTTATTGAATACGACCCGAACCGGACGTGCCGCATTGCACTGCTGCACTACTCCGACGGCGAGAAGCGGTACATCCTGGCGCCGAACGGCCTCAAGGCCGGCGACAAGGTGATGAGCGGACCGAAGGCTGAGCCGAAAGTTGGCAATACGCTTCCGATGTCCCACATCCCGCCCGGAACGCAGGTCCACAACGTGGAACTGCAGCCTGGTCGCGGTGGGCAGATTTGCCGGAGTGCCGGAACCGCCGCAACGATGTCGGCTCGCGATGGCAGTTGGGCCCAGCTCACCCTGCCGTCCGGCGAAATCCGTCGCGTCCCGGCCGCCTGCCGGGCCACGATCGGCGTTGTCGGAAATTCGGAACACTCGAGTATTCGCATCGGCAAGGCCGGGCGGAACCGCCATCGCGGCATTCGTCCGCACGTCCGCGGCTCGGCCATGAACCCGATCGCTCACCCGATGGGTGGTGGTGAAGGTCGCCGCAACGGCGGTCGTCACCCGGTGAGCCCCACGGGCAAGCTGGCCAAGGGTGGCAACACCCGCAAGCGGCGGAAGCCGTCGACCAAGGCGATCGTTCGTCGCCGCTGGTCGAAGCGGAATGGCCAGAAGAAGCTCTAG
- the rplN gene encoding 50S ribosomal protein L14, with protein MIQMQTVMDVADNTGAKVVRCIRVLGSTHRRYAGLGDVVVVSVQKSIPGCADAVKKGKVTRGVVVRVRKATRRPDGSYVRFDKNAVVLVDNDGNPRGTRIFGAIARELREKRYMKIISLASEVV; from the coding sequence ATGATTCAGATGCAGACGGTTATGGACGTCGCCGACAACACCGGCGCCAAGGTCGTCCGTTGCATCCGCGTCCTCGGCTCGACCCACCGCCGCTATGCCGGCCTGGGCGATGTCGTCGTCGTGAGCGTTCAGAAGTCCATTCCGGGTTGTGCCGACGCCGTCAAGAAGGGCAAGGTCACCCGTGGTGTCGTGGTCCGCGTCCGCAAGGCAACCCGCCGGCCGGACGGCAGCTATGTGCGGTTCGACAAGAACGCCGTGGTGCTCGTGGACAACGACGGCAATCCCCGTGGAACACGTATTTTCGGCGCCATCGCCCGTGAGCTGCGTGAAAAGCGGTACATGAAGATCATCAGTCTCGCGAGTGAGGTTGTGTAG
- the rplP gene encoding 50S ribosomal protein L16 — protein sequence MALMPKRVKHRKEQRGRIKGDATRGNTVSFGDFGLQSTQAGHIRATTIEACRIAANQYIRGEGKLYIRIFPNKPKTARPLETRMGTGKGEPDHWVAVVKPGTVMFEIAGASKDAARECFNRVAHKLPIACRLVERTPGT from the coding sequence ATGGCGCTAATGCCCAAACGGGTGAAGCACCGAAAAGAGCAAAGAGGTCGCATAAAAGGTGACGCGACGCGTGGAAACACCGTGTCCTTTGGCGACTTCGGTTTGCAGTCGACCCAGGCCGGTCATATCCGCGCGACGACCATCGAAGCGTGCCGTATCGCAGCGAATCAGTATATTCGCGGCGAAGGCAAGCTCTACATCCGGATCTTTCCGAACAAGCCCAAGACGGCTCGCCCGCTGGAAACCCGAATGGGTACCGGTAAAGGTGAGCCCGATCACTGGGTCGCGGTCGTGAAACCCGGTACGGTGATGTTTGAAATCGCAGGCGCATCGAAAGATGCCGCCCGTGAATGCTTCAATCGCGTGGCTCACAAGCTGCCGATTGCCTGCCGGCTGGTCGAACGGACCCCTGGCACGTAA
- the rpsS gene encoding 30S ribosomal protein S19 produces MGRSLKKGPYVDAKLLKKIGRLEAGGRKEPLKTWARRSTISPEFIGHTFLVHDGRKHVSVYVTEEMVGHKLGEFSPTRTFKGHGAKGGSK; encoded by the coding sequence ATGGGACGTTCGCTGAAAAAGGGACCGTATGTCGACGCGAAGCTGCTCAAGAAGATTGGGCGGCTCGAGGCGGGCGGTCGTAAAGAGCCTCTGAAGACCTGGGCGCGTCGGTCGACGATCTCCCCGGAATTCATCGGTCATACCTTCCTGGTTCACGACGGCCGCAAGCACGTCAGTGTCTACGTGACGGAAGAAATGGTCGGGCACAAGCTCGGCGAATTCTCCCCGACGCGGACGTTCAAGGGCCACGGAGCCAAGGGCGGCTCGAAGTAA
- the rpsH gene encoding 30S ribosomal protein S8 translates to MMTDPIADMLSRIRNALMVERPYVDIPTSRVKVGIAEALQREGYIWDFEIIDEKPRAKLRINLKFGPNGERVIQKIRRVSTPGRRVYSGIAKTPEVLQGLGVFILSTNQGVLSSREAKAKNVGGEVLCEVY, encoded by the coding sequence ATGATGACCGACCCGATTGCTGACATGCTGAGCCGGATTCGCAACGCCCTGATGGTGGAGCGGCCGTACGTTGACATTCCGACCTCTCGCGTGAAGGTGGGCATCGCCGAAGCCCTGCAGCGCGAAGGCTACATCTGGGACTTCGAAATCATCGATGAGAAGCCCCGGGCGAAGCTGCGGATCAACCTGAAGTTCGGCCCCAACGGCGAACGCGTGATCCAGAAGATCCGTCGCGTGAGCACGCCGGGTCGTCGGGTTTACTCCGGCATCGCCAAGACGCCGGAAGTGCTCCAGGGGCTGGGAGTGTTCATCCTTTCGACGAACCAGGGCGTGCTCTCCAGCCGTGAAGCCAAGGCGAAGAACGTCGGCGGCGAAGTGCTCTGCGAAGTGTATTGA
- the sthA gene encoding Si-specific NAD(P)(+) transhydrogenase has product MPDFEFDLVVIGTGPGGEGAAMQAAKHGMKVGVVERMKMIGGACTHVGTIPSKALRYAIFRMMEVNRSQQFLDRGLFVDTPFPDLLKAAKGVVQKQVLLRAGFYERNDVPVIHGSAHFVDSNHVEVTDADGSRKMVRAKYFVIATGARPYRPASIDFSNPCVFDSDTILGLNRDVKSLIVYGAGVIGCEYASMFRNLNAKVTLINARDKLLEYLDDEIIDALSYHFREHGMLIKHKEEFEKVECTHDGVIVHLKSGKKLKADALLWAAGRTGNSDGMGLDKVGVEPDSRGNIPVNENLQTAAPHIYAVGDVIGPPALASAAYMQGRFASSHMLGNKDVAPVKNVPTGIYTSPEISSLGKTEKELTAEKVPYEVGHSLFRSLARAQITGQAVGMLKLLFHRETLELLGIHCFGQQASEIIHIGQAIMLQPPPHNTINYFVNTTFNYPTMAEAYRVAALNGLNRLF; this is encoded by the coding sequence GTGCCTGACTTTGAATTCGATCTCGTCGTCATTGGCACCGGTCCCGGAGGCGAAGGTGCCGCGATGCAGGCCGCTAAGCACGGCATGAAGGTCGGCGTCGTCGAACGCATGAAGATGATTGGGGGAGCCTGCACGCATGTGGGCACGATTCCCTCCAAGGCATTGAGATATGCCATCTTCCGCATGATGGAAGTGAACCGCAGCCAGCAGTTCCTGGATCGCGGGCTGTTCGTCGACACGCCCTTCCCGGACCTGTTGAAAGCAGCCAAGGGCGTCGTGCAGAAGCAGGTGCTCCTGCGAGCAGGCTTCTATGAGCGCAACGATGTCCCCGTCATCCACGGATCGGCCCATTTCGTCGATTCCAACCACGTCGAAGTGACTGATGCGGACGGGTCGAGGAAGATGGTTCGCGCCAAGTACTTCGTCATCGCGACCGGGGCACGGCCCTATCGTCCAGCGAGCATCGATTTCTCGAATCCCTGTGTGTTCGACAGCGACACCATTCTCGGCCTGAATCGCGACGTGAAGTCGTTGATTGTCTACGGAGCGGGCGTGATCGGATGCGAGTACGCCTCGATGTTCCGCAACCTCAATGCCAAGGTCACACTCATCAATGCCCGCGACAAGCTGCTGGAATACCTCGATGACGAGATCATCGACGCCCTGTCGTATCACTTCCGTGAGCACGGCATGCTCATCAAGCACAAGGAAGAGTTCGAGAAGGTGGAGTGCACGCACGATGGGGTGATCGTGCATCTCAAATCCGGCAAAAAACTGAAGGCTGATGCGCTGCTGTGGGCAGCCGGCCGGACAGGCAACTCCGACGGAATGGGGCTCGACAAAGTCGGGGTAGAGCCCGATTCCCGCGGCAATATCCCGGTCAACGAGAATCTTCAGACGGCGGCCCCGCATATCTACGCCGTCGGTGACGTCATCGGGCCCCCCGCGCTCGCCAGCGCTGCCTACATGCAGGGGCGGTTTGCCTCGAGCCACATGCTCGGCAATAAAGATGTCGCGCCCGTGAAAAACGTCCCGACGGGCATCTACACCAGTCCTGAAATCAGCTCCCTGGGGAAGACGGAAAAAGAACTGACGGCCGAGAAGGTCCCTTATGAGGTTGGCCATTCACTGTTTCGCAGCCTGGCCCGGGCGCAGATCACCGGCCAGGCGGTCGGCATGCTGAAGCTCCTGTTTCATCGTGAAACGCTGGAATTGCTGGGAATTCACTGCTTCGGCCAACAGGCCAGCGAAATTATCCATATCGGCCAGGCAATCATGCTCCAGCCCCCGCCGCATAACACCATCAACTATTTCGTGAACACGACCTTCAACTATCCCACGATGGCCGAGGCCTACCGCGTCGCCGCCTTGAACGGCCTGAACAGGCTCTTTTAG
- the rplV gene encoding 50S ribosomal protein L22, giving the protein MALIKASHRHARISATKIRPFADMIRGKTVAEGTRALLYVPNRGAKFLAKVLRSAAANAEDRGARNVDQLIIKDARVDGGPMFKRIKPMSRGQAFMIRRRFAHVHVAVDAPEIA; this is encoded by the coding sequence ATGGCACTCATCAAGGCAAGTCATCGTCACGCCCGAATTTCGGCGACGAAGATCCGTCCGTTCGCGGACATGATCCGCGGAAAGACCGTGGCGGAAGGGACCCGCGCCCTGCTGTATGTGCCGAACCGCGGTGCGAAGTTCCTCGCCAAGGTGCTGCGAAGCGCCGCCGCGAACGCCGAAGACCGCGGCGCCCGGAACGTCGACCAGCTGATCATCAAGGACGCCCGTGTCGATGGCGGTCCGATGTTCAAGCGAATCAAGCCGATGTCGCGCGGCCAGGCCTTCATGATCCGTCGCCGGTTTGCCCATGTTCACGTTGCCGTCGACGCCCCGGAAATCGCGTAA
- the rpmC gene encoding 50S ribosomal protein L29, whose translation MATSKEYREMSDEQLGTELVQTQKDLFKLRFQASTEKLDAPSSLKKLRRSIARINTIRRERELKAAQG comes from the coding sequence ATGGCGACATCCAAAGAGTACCGCGAAATGAGCGATGAACAGCTCGGCACCGAGCTGGTTCAGACGCAGAAGGATCTGTTCAAGCTGCGGTTCCAGGCATCGACTGAGAAGCTCGATGCCCCGAGCAGCCTGAAGAAGCTCCGCCGCTCGATCGCCCGGATCAATACGATCCGCCGTGAGCGCGAACTCAAGGCAGCCCAAGGCTGA
- the rpsQ gene encoding 30S ribosomal protein S17 has protein sequence MRKTLTGTVTSDKRAKTRRVEVDRLYAHPKYGKIVKAKTVCHVHDENNESLKGDVVEIAECRPRSALKRWELVKVVKKANQVAVQNTPAVTENATA, from the coding sequence ATGCGGAAGACCCTGACTGGCACCGTGACGAGCGACAAGCGGGCGAAAACCCGTCGCGTCGAAGTCGATCGTCTCTACGCCCATCCGAAGTACGGCAAGATCGTGAAGGCGAAGACCGTCTGTCACGTGCACGACGAGAACAACGAGTCGCTGAAGGGCGATGTCGTTGAGATCGCCGAATGCCGGCCCCGTTCGGCGCTGAAGCGGTGGGAACTTGTGAAGGTGGTCAAGAAGGCGAACCAGGTGGCCGTGCAGAACACGCCGGCCGTGACCGAGAACGCCACCGCCTGA
- the rplD gene encoding 50S ribosomal protein L4: MISVPIVDVTGKQVGTYSLDPADFAKAINKQLLHDVVVMYQANKRIGSHKTKTRGEVAGSTKKLFRQKGTGNARVGTKRSPIRRGGGHAFAKVPRDYGYRLPKKAIRAATRMAVLSKFQDGQAVILDQLAVTEIKTKAVAQVLKALGLKEDSTLLAIKDYDNTLYRSARNIGNLMISPARELNALDVLRQRRFLVTKDALDVLKSAGKEKAAQAG, from the coding sequence ATGATTTCCGTACCCATCGTTGATGTGACTGGCAAGCAGGTCGGGACTTACAGTCTCGACCCCGCTGATTTCGCCAAGGCCATCAATAAGCAGTTGCTGCACGACGTCGTGGTCATGTACCAGGCGAACAAGCGCATCGGCAGCCACAAGACGAAGACCCGCGGCGAAGTCGCCGGCAGCACCAAGAAGCTGTTCCGGCAGAAGGGGACCGGCAACGCCCGCGTCGGCACCAAGCGGTCGCCGATCCGTCGTGGCGGCGGACACGCGTTCGCGAAGGTTCCCCGTGACTACGGTTATCGGCTGCCGAAGAAGGCGATTCGCGCAGCAACCCGGATGGCCGTGTTGAGCAAGTTCCAGGACGGACAGGCCGTCATCCTGGATCAGCTGGCTGTCACTGAAATCAAGACGAAGGCGGTCGCACAGGTGCTGAAGGCTCTCGGCCTGAAGGAAGACAGCACGCTCCTGGCGATCAAGGACTACGACAACACGCTGTACCGCTCGGCCCGCAACATCGGCAATCTCATGATTTCGCCGGCTCGCGAGCTGAATGCCCTCGACGTGCTGCGTCAGCGGCGGTTCCTGGTGACGAAGGACGCCCTGGATGTCCTGAAGTCGGCCGGAAAAGAGAAGGCCGCCCAGGCCGGTTGA
- the rplC gene encoding 50S ribosomal protein L3 — MTTVITEDGTAVPVTVLEVGPCTVLQIRTKERDGYEAVQLGFDDKLSDKDRERAPEQRLRSRASRAERGHVVALGSKRQKARKDAGVEPVAKAGCEPQRFIREFRTDGEEHGLEVGKVLSADALEGVKYVDVIGISKGRGTSGVMRRHNFGGQRATHGVKKVHRHGGSIGQHTDPSRVWKGKRMAGQYGNTRSTMRNLLVHQIDKDSHMLLVRGAVPGARNGYVMIRKAD, encoded by the coding sequence ATGACTACCGTGATCACGGAGGACGGCACCGCCGTTCCGGTCACGGTGCTCGAGGTCGGTCCGTGCACGGTCCTGCAGATTCGCACGAAGGAGCGGGATGGCTATGAGGCCGTCCAGCTTGGCTTCGACGACAAGCTGAGTGACAAGGATCGCGAGCGGGCGCCGGAACAGCGGCTGCGGTCGCGGGCCAGTCGTGCAGAGCGCGGCCACGTGGTCGCCCTCGGCAGCAAGCGTCAGAAGGCCCGCAAGGATGCCGGCGTCGAGCCGGTTGCCAAGGCGGGTTGTGAACCGCAGCGGTTCATTCGCGAGTTCCGGACGGACGGAGAAGAGCACGGCCTGGAAGTCGGCAAGGTTCTGTCGGCCGATGCCCTCGAAGGCGTGAAGTACGTCGACGTCATCGGGATCTCGAAAGGTCGCGGAACGTCGGGTGTGATGCGTCGCCATAACTTCGGCGGTCAGCGGGCCACCCACGGTGTGAAGAAGGTTCACCGCCACGGTGGTTCGATCGGTCAGCACACCGATCCCAGCCGCGTGTGGAAGGGGAAGCGGATGGCCGGTCAGTACGGCAACACCCGCTCCACCATGCGGAACCTGCTCGTGCACCAGATTGACAAGGATTCGCACATGCTGCTGGTTCGCGGGGCTGTCCCCGGAGCCCGCAATGGTTATGTGATGATTCGCAAGGCGGATTGA
- the rpsC gene encoding 30S ribosomal protein S3, with the protein MGQKVRPTGFRIGIVEDWRSRWYAPKKEFGALLVEDFKIRKFIKEEYKQAAIEKVEIERTRDQVVVHMHSARPGIIIGRKGQEIDRLKGRLEDLTGRRMEVKIVEVTNPFRSAALVAEDIAQQLMKRGSFRRTLKRSLDQVMEAGVKGIKIQLSGRLGGAEMSRCEKVSRGSIPLSTLQRHVDYSLAVSKTAMGTIGVKVWIDLGNYGEEETGHGANAQTGEAPKRAKRSHKR; encoded by the coding sequence ATGGGACAGAAAGTTCGTCCGACCGGCTTCCGGATTGGCATCGTCGAGGATTGGCGCAGCCGCTGGTACGCTCCGAAGAAGGAATTCGGCGCGCTGCTGGTCGAAGACTTCAAGATCCGCAAGTTCATCAAAGAAGAATACAAGCAGGCGGCCATTGAGAAGGTCGAGATCGAGCGCACCCGCGACCAGGTCGTGGTTCACATGCACTCGGCCCGCCCGGGAATCATTATCGGCCGCAAGGGCCAGGAAATCGATCGCCTGAAAGGGCGCCTCGAAGACCTCACCGGCCGCCGCATGGAAGTCAAGATTGTCGAAGTCACGAATCCGTTCCGGAGCGCCGCCCTGGTTGCTGAAGACATCGCTCAGCAGCTGATGAAGCGGGGCAGCTTCCGCCGGACCCTCAAGCGTTCGCTCGACCAGGTCATGGAAGCGGGCGTCAAGGGAATCAAGATTCAGCTGTCGGGTCGCCTCGGCGGAGCGGAAATGTCCCGCTGCGAAAAGGTGAGCCGCGGTTCGATCCCGCTGTCGACGCTGCAGCGGCATGTGGATTACTCCCTCGCAGTCTCCAAGACAGCGATGGGAACGATTGGCGTCAAGGTGTGGATCGATCTAGGCAATTACGGGGAAGAGGAGACTGGTCATGGCGCTAATGCCCAAACGGGTGAAGCACCGAAAAGAGCAAAGAGGTCGCATAAAAGGTGA
- the rplE gene encoding 50S ribosomal protein L5 translates to MMPRMLDRYRSEIAPQLSKELGRTNPHAVPKLVKVVVNMGVGKAVQDPKILEECVEHLSMITGQKPVITRSRKSISQFKLREGMQIGACVTLRGHRMYEFLDRLINLVLPRVRDFRGINPKAFDGRGNYSLGLTDQVVFPEIQADKVKHLQGMNIAVVTTATNDEEGRALLTAIGMPFKRDAKA, encoded by the coding sequence ATCATGCCGCGGATGTTGGACCGTTATCGGTCAGAGATCGCCCCACAGCTGTCGAAGGAACTCGGCCGGACCAATCCGCACGCCGTTCCGAAGCTGGTGAAGGTCGTTGTGAATATGGGTGTCGGCAAGGCCGTTCAGGATCCCAAGATCCTGGAGGAGTGCGTCGAACACCTCTCGATGATCACGGGCCAGAAGCCTGTGATTACCCGCTCCCGCAAGTCGATCTCGCAGTTCAAGCTGCGTGAAGGGATGCAGATCGGCGCCTGCGTGACCCTTCGCGGTCACCGCATGTACGAGTTTCTCGATCGCCTGATCAATCTCGTGCTTCCCCGCGTCCGCGACTTCCGCGGGATTAACCCGAAGGCCTTCGATGGCCGCGGCAACTACAGCCTTGGTCTTACCGACCAGGTCGTGTTCCCGGAAATCCAGGCGGACAAGGTGAAGCACCTTCAGGGAATGAACATCGCCGTTGTGACGACGGCGACGAACGACGAGGAAGGCCGGGCGCTGCTCACGGCGATCGGCATGCCTTTCAAACGGGACGCCAAGGCGTAA
- the rpsJ gene encoding 30S ribosomal protein S10 yields the protein MAGNERIRIRMEAYDHSVLDQSATDIVDTAKRTGAIVHGPIPLPTRIERYTVLRSPHIDRKSREQFEIRTHKRVIDIVQPTGKTIDALNKLSLPAGVDIKIKATT from the coding sequence GTGGCCGGCAACGAACGCATTCGCATCCGAATGGAGGCGTATGACCATTCCGTGCTCGACCAGTCGGCGACGGATATTGTCGACACGGCGAAGCGGACTGGGGCGATCGTCCATGGGCCGATTCCCCTTCCGACGCGGATCGAGCGCTACACAGTGCTGCGGAGCCCGCACATCGACAGGAAGTCTCGCGAGCAGTTCGAGATTCGGACTCACAAGCGGGTGATCGATATTGTTCAGCCGACCGGCAAGACGATCGACGCTTTGAACAAGCTGTCGCTCCCGGCTGGTGTGGATATCAAGATTAAGGCGACCACATAG
- the rplW gene encoding 50S ribosomal protein L23 has protein sequence MALELAPHQIIVRPLVTEKGTHQSERHNAYSFEVHPQATKLTIRAAVEELWNVRVLDVRTQNRKGKLRRHKMSKGVQSDWKKAVVKLHPDDKMAFF, from the coding sequence ATGGCTCTTGAATTGGCGCCACATCAGATCATCGTGCGGCCTCTCGTGACGGAGAAGGGGACGCATCAGTCGGAGCGTCACAATGCCTACTCGTTTGAGGTTCATCCTCAGGCGACGAAGCTGACGATCCGCGCCGCCGTCGAGGAACTGTGGAACGTCCGCGTTCTCGATGTCCGCACGCAGAATCGCAAAGGCAAGCTGCGTCGCCACAAGATGAGCAAGGGCGTGCAGTCGGACTGGAAGAAGGCGGTCGTCAAGCTGCATCCCGACGACAAGATGGCGTTCTTCTAA
- the rplX gene encoding 50S ribosomal protein L24: protein MKIKRGDQVVVISGVNANDAPRRVTEVIDGGEKLLVEGVNLVFRHVKRGHPKSPQGGRLRKEMPIHASKVMYYCEKCQRGVRLGYRFTTDGAKERFCKKCSAAAGSIAPARKAHAEAK from the coding sequence ATGAAGATCAAGCGAGGCGATCAGGTTGTGGTCATCAGCGGCGTCAACGCCAACGACGCGCCGCGCCGTGTGACGGAAGTGATCGACGGCGGCGAAAAGCTGCTCGTCGAAGGCGTGAACCTCGTGTTCCGCCACGTGAAGCGTGGGCATCCCAAGAGCCCGCAGGGCGGCCGTCTCCGCAAGGAAATGCCGATCCATGCGAGCAAGGTGATGTACTACTGCGAGAAGTGCCAGCGGGGCGTTCGCCTCGGCTACCGGTTCACAACGGATGGCGCGAAGGAACGCTTCTGCAAGAAGTGCTCCGCTGCCGCCGGCAGCATCGCTCCGGCTCGCAAGGCCCACGCTGAGGCAAAGTAA